One stretch of Pyxidicoccus trucidator DNA includes these proteins:
- a CDS encoding alkaline phosphatase family protein, translating into MRDHIQHIVHVMFENRGFDSVLGYLYRRDELPHHHLPQLRPGEPAFHGLDFLEREALANTLKDDSGRPVRTTVPAPGVRAMNNPGANTHEDYEHVNVQLYGKKENPAPGAVPEMKGFLQDFSTRFSLKWDARMLERIDQVLRAYTPADLPVLNGLARRYAVSDAWFSSVPTQTNANRAFALAGTSLGLVDNGFLAREPKAIHAPLADDTFDTDTVWNVMERAGRRDWSVYCHDNFPPLLSSVPYTRRIFPRLEKIERIDSHFQPMARFFDHARSGRLPAFTYLEPSWAGEVMGHIVNGNDYHPPVNVTRSELFLRQVVDALSTNRAAWEQTLLIITFDEHGGTYDHVPPPWGARPPWGREPAPHALQHGFGFDRYGVRVPAILVSPWVEEGTVFRAPGGVPFDHTSVPATVLEWMGIPREQWTLGQRVLQAPTFDFVLTRATPRQDAPFAPTPHLPPGTPLRYGQPFRLRHSSGAYVTAAQTSYGYTYPSLGAGPPVSLELRLGFGEVQDGATVQLLSTENALERNNCLGAWRDRKDCYYYQTDDSRDFQQQQWEVRREGPGSGPLRYGDTVTFANRFSDFAGQRLARHEGWLTTRRSAADTWVLEAPAVTFTGDASEAWEGGAFGEAPGRAPRRPPE; encoded by the coding sequence ATGCGCGACCACATCCAACACATCGTCCATGTGATGTTCGAGAACCGGGGCTTCGACAGCGTGCTCGGCTACCTGTACCGGCGCGACGAGCTGCCCCACCACCACCTCCCCCAGCTGCGCCCCGGTGAGCCCGCCTTCCACGGCCTGGACTTCCTGGAACGCGAGGCCCTGGCCAACACGCTGAAGGACGACTCGGGGCGCCCCGTGCGCACCACCGTCCCCGCCCCCGGCGTGCGGGCCATGAACAACCCCGGCGCCAACACGCACGAGGACTACGAGCACGTCAACGTGCAGCTCTACGGCAAGAAGGAGAACCCGGCCCCGGGCGCGGTGCCGGAGATGAAGGGCTTCCTCCAGGACTTCTCCACGCGCTTCAGCCTGAAGTGGGACGCGCGCATGCTGGAGCGCATCGACCAGGTGCTGCGCGCCTATACGCCCGCGGACCTGCCGGTGCTCAACGGCCTGGCGCGCCGCTACGCGGTGTCCGACGCGTGGTTCTCCTCGGTGCCCACCCAGACGAACGCCAACCGGGCCTTCGCGCTGGCGGGGACATCGCTGGGCCTGGTGGACAACGGCTTCCTGGCCCGAGAGCCGAAGGCCATCCACGCGCCGCTGGCGGATGACACCTTCGACACCGACACGGTGTGGAACGTCATGGAGCGCGCTGGCCGCCGGGACTGGTCGGTCTACTGCCACGACAACTTCCCGCCCCTGCTCAGCAGCGTCCCCTACACCCGGCGCATCTTCCCCCGGCTGGAGAAAATCGAGCGCATCGACTCGCACTTCCAGCCCATGGCCCGCTTCTTCGACCATGCGCGCTCCGGCCGCCTGCCCGCGTTCACCTATCTGGAGCCGTCGTGGGCCGGCGAGGTCATGGGCCACATCGTCAACGGCAACGACTACCACCCGCCCGTGAATGTCACCCGCTCGGAGCTGTTCCTGCGGCAGGTGGTGGACGCGCTGAGCACGAACCGCGCGGCCTGGGAGCAGACGCTGCTCATCATCACCTTCGACGAGCACGGCGGGACGTATGACCACGTGCCGCCGCCGTGGGGCGCCAGGCCACCGTGGGGCCGGGAGCCCGCGCCGCACGCGCTGCAGCACGGCTTCGGGTTCGACCGCTACGGCGTGCGCGTGCCCGCCATCCTCGTGTCACCCTGGGTGGAGGAAGGCACCGTCTTCCGCGCGCCTGGCGGCGTGCCCTTCGACCACACCTCGGTGCCGGCCACGGTGCTGGAGTGGATGGGCATTCCCCGGGAGCAATGGACGCTCGGCCAGCGGGTGCTCCAGGCCCCGACGTTCGACTTCGTCCTCACCCGCGCCACGCCCCGCCAGGACGCGCCCTTCGCGCCGACGCCCCACCTCCCGCCGGGCACACCCCTGCGCTACGGCCAGCCCTTCCGCCTGCGCCACTCGAGCGGCGCGTACGTCACGGCGGCGCAGACGTCCTACGGCTACACGTACCCGAGCCTCGGCGCGGGGCCGCCGGTGAGCCTGGAGCTGCGCCTGGGCTTCGGTGAGGTGCAGGACGGCGCCACGGTCCAACTCCTCTCCACCGAGAACGCTCTGGAGCGCAACAACTGCCTGGGGGCGTGGCGGGACAGAAAGGACTGCTACTACTACCAGACGGATGACTCGCGGGACTTCCAGCAGCAGCAGTGGGAGGTCCGGCGGGAAGGCCCGGGCAGCGGGCCTCTTCGCTACGGGGACACCGTCACCTTCGCCAACCGCTTCTCCGACTTCGCCGGCCAGCGGCTGGCCCGGCACGAGGGGTGGCTCACCACGCGCAGGTCCGCCGCGGACACGTGGGTCCTCGAGGCACCCGCCGTCACCTTCACCGGAGATGCGAGTGAGGCGTGGGAGGGCGGCGCCTTCGGAGAGGCCCCGGGCCGCGCGCCCCGGCGTCCGCCGGAGTAG
- a CDS encoding protein kinase domain-containing protein, translating into MREAHEAELGLALTEGVLRRDEADALGAEARRLGQSPLELLVARGKLSEETFLSLRGRLHGGTAREGSEREPAPAPDGPPTEHGVTPTAEADARALDFPVPDWDRYQPVRLLGQGGMGRVFLAYDVRLRRHVALKFVRGDDSELARRFVAEARAQARVSHACVCQVYEVGEVRGRVYIAMQYVDGQPLGALVRALTSEQKALVLRDAAEGVHAAHHAGLIHRDLKPSNILVERAEDGALRTYVLDFGLARDWNDGHTASGTVLGTPHYMAPEQARGETARLDRRADVYGLGATLYHLMTGQPPIPGDNGLEVLGNVATVEPRRPRALDADLPADLEAIALKCLEKDRSARYDSARALAEDLERFLSGEPVRARATGLGYRLRKRLHRHRHLVALTVAALAVVGVAVTQATLARREVAERERLARRFTERVESIESLARYSGLAPLHDTRADRRLLRERMRELEAEMATAGAPALGPGHFALGRGHLALGDETAARHHLEAAWAHGSREPRLAYALALVMGHLYQARRLEAERLREPGPRESLLEELRRRYRDPALAYLRQATGAETPSPAYVPALIDFYEDRLDEALARLAGDNGAPWSFEVPQLQGDILLTRATRRWNEGRTEEARADFEAGRRAQAAAAAIGESVPAVHLAQAQLEYAALVMELYGQGDVAPSLARATGALSRVLTAAPDHYEAHVLKASLHRRLAEQRTGRGEDAEAPLEEAVTSARAALALAPGRPEARLELGLSLWQRARYQLGRSEDPREALQQAAEAFESIDPGERDYHFHANLGLVFKLRADHEDQTGGDSLPYRDRSIAAYRAALQLDARVPDAFINLGAAYLRRASHPRGGAEEDLGRAAEALARARTLNPGQLVPYFYEGQVFEELARRKRARGGDARPDLERALSLYQQGIAINPSLAPLHFGVGAIHIAQAREVKERGESPFPLLDQAQAAYVRGLALAPKGGLGDNNLGEVHAWRARYRRELGEDPGPSVRAAVESYQRAIQRLPRHAVPQANLGRVLHTLAAYQLEHGRDPGPELSRSEAALRGALALNPREAQAWRYLGEVHDVRARWLGRRGQPPDAELDAAERAFEKALELAPDDEELRERRRALSPSRRPLSPP; encoded by the coding sequence ATGAGGGAAGCGCATGAAGCCGAGCTGGGCCTCGCCCTGACGGAGGGGGTGCTGAGGCGCGACGAAGCGGACGCGCTGGGCGCCGAGGCCCGCCGCCTGGGGCAGTCTCCGCTGGAGCTGCTCGTGGCCCGGGGGAAGCTCTCCGAGGAGACGTTCCTGTCCCTGCGGGGCCGGCTGCATGGCGGCACCGCCCGGGAGGGCTCCGAGCGCGAGCCCGCCCCCGCTCCCGACGGCCCTCCCACGGAGCACGGGGTGACGCCCACCGCGGAGGCGGATGCGCGGGCCCTGGACTTTCCGGTGCCCGACTGGGACCGCTACCAGCCCGTGCGACTGCTCGGCCAGGGCGGCATGGGGCGGGTGTTCCTCGCGTATGACGTGCGGCTGCGCCGCCACGTGGCCCTCAAGTTCGTCCGCGGTGACGACTCGGAGCTGGCCCGGCGCTTCGTGGCCGAGGCCCGCGCGCAGGCGCGGGTGAGTCACGCGTGCGTGTGCCAGGTCTACGAGGTGGGCGAGGTCCGGGGGCGCGTGTACATCGCCATGCAGTACGTGGACGGACAGCCGCTGGGCGCGCTGGTGCGCGCGCTCACGTCCGAGCAGAAGGCGCTGGTGCTGCGCGACGCCGCCGAGGGCGTGCATGCCGCCCACCACGCCGGCCTCATCCACCGGGACTTGAAGCCCTCCAACATCCTGGTGGAGCGCGCGGAGGACGGCGCCCTCCGCACCTACGTCCTGGACTTCGGGCTGGCGCGGGACTGGAACGACGGCCACACCGCCAGCGGCACGGTGCTGGGCACGCCGCACTACATGGCCCCCGAGCAGGCCCGTGGCGAGACGGCGCGGCTGGACCGGCGCGCGGACGTCTACGGCCTGGGGGCCACGCTGTACCACCTGATGACGGGCCAGCCGCCCATCCCCGGAGACAACGGCCTGGAGGTGCTCGGCAACGTCGCCACCGTGGAGCCACGCCGCCCCCGCGCGCTGGACGCGGACCTTCCCGCGGACCTGGAGGCCATCGCCCTCAAGTGCCTGGAGAAGGACCGCTCGGCCCGCTACGACTCGGCGCGCGCGCTGGCGGAGGACCTGGAGCGCTTCCTCTCCGGCGAGCCGGTGCGCGCGCGCGCCACGGGCCTGGGGTACCGGCTGCGCAAGCGGCTGCACCGCCACCGGCACCTGGTGGCGCTGACCGTCGCCGCGCTGGCGGTGGTGGGGGTGGCCGTGACACAGGCCACGCTGGCGCGCCGCGAGGTGGCCGAGCGCGAGCGGCTGGCGCGCCGCTTCACGGAGCGGGTGGAGAGCATCGAGTCCCTGGCGCGATACTCCGGCCTGGCGCCGCTGCATGACACGCGCGCGGACCGGCGGCTGCTCCGCGAGCGGATGCGGGAGCTGGAGGCGGAGATGGCCACGGCTGGCGCCCCCGCGCTGGGGCCCGGCCACTTCGCGCTGGGCCGGGGACACCTGGCCCTGGGCGACGAGACGGCGGCGCGCCACCACCTGGAGGCGGCCTGGGCGCACGGCTCCCGCGAGCCCCGGCTGGCCTACGCGCTGGCGCTGGTGATGGGGCACCTCTATCAAGCGCGGCGGCTGGAGGCGGAGCGGCTGCGGGAGCCCGGCCCGCGCGAGTCGCTCCTCGAAGAGCTGCGCCGCCGCTACCGGGACCCGGCGCTCGCGTACCTGCGGCAGGCAACGGGCGCCGAGACGCCGTCCCCCGCGTACGTGCCGGCGCTCATCGACTTCTACGAGGACCGCCTGGACGAGGCCCTGGCGCGGCTGGCCGGGGACAACGGTGCCCCGTGGTCCTTCGAGGTGCCCCAGCTCCAGGGCGACATCCTGCTGACCCGTGCCACCCGGCGCTGGAACGAGGGCCGGACCGAGGAGGCTCGCGCCGACTTCGAGGCCGGGCGCCGGGCCCAGGCCGCAGCCGCCGCCATCGGTGAGAGCGTGCCCGCGGTGCACCTGGCCCAGGCCCAGCTCGAATACGCCGCCCTCGTCATGGAGCTGTATGGCCAGGGCGACGTGGCGCCTTCCCTGGCCCGTGCCACCGGGGCGCTCTCACGCGTACTCACGGCGGCGCCGGACCACTACGAGGCGCACGTGCTGAAGGCCAGCCTCCACCGCCGCCTGGCCGAGCAGCGCACCGGCCGGGGGGAAGACGCGGAGGCCCCGCTGGAAGAGGCCGTGACCTCGGCGCGGGCCGCGCTGGCGCTCGCGCCCGGACGTCCGGAGGCCCGGCTGGAGCTGGGGCTGAGCCTCTGGCAACGCGCGCGCTACCAGTTGGGACGCAGCGAGGACCCGCGCGAGGCCCTCCAGCAGGCGGCCGAGGCGTTCGAGAGCATCGACCCCGGGGAGCGCGACTACCACTTCCACGCCAACCTCGGCCTCGTCTTCAAGCTCCGGGCGGACCATGAGGACCAGACGGGCGGAGACTCGTTGCCGTACCGGGACCGCTCCATCGCCGCCTACCGCGCGGCGCTCCAGCTCGACGCGCGCGTGCCGGATGCGTTCATCAACCTGGGCGCCGCGTACCTGCGGCGGGCCTCCCACCCGCGAGGTGGAGCCGAGGAAGACCTGGGCCGGGCCGCGGAGGCGCTCGCCAGGGCGCGAACGCTCAATCCCGGTCAGCTCGTGCCGTACTTCTACGAGGGGCAGGTCTTCGAGGAGCTGGCCCGGAGGAAGCGCGCGCGCGGCGGAGACGCACGGCCGGACCTGGAGCGCGCTCTCTCGCTCTATCAGCAGGGCATTGCCATCAATCCCTCGCTCGCACCGCTCCACTTCGGCGTGGGGGCCATCCACATCGCCCAGGCGCGCGAGGTGAAGGAGCGCGGCGAATCACCCTTCCCGTTGCTCGACCAGGCCCAGGCCGCCTACGTGCGGGGCCTCGCCCTGGCACCGAAGGGCGGCCTGGGCGACAACAACCTGGGCGAGGTCCACGCCTGGCGCGCCCGCTACCGGCGCGAGCTGGGCGAGGACCCGGGCCCCAGCGTCCGGGCGGCCGTCGAGTCCTACCAGCGGGCCATCCAGCGGCTCCCCCGGCACGCGGTGCCCCAGGCCAACCTGGGCCGGGTGCTCCACACGCTGGCGGCATACCAACTGGAGCATGGAAGGGACCCGGGCCCGGAGCTGTCCCGCTCCGAGGCGGCCCTGCGTGGCGCGCTGGCGCTCAACCCGCGCGAGGCCCAGGCCTGGCGCTACCTGGGAGAGGTGCACGACGTGCGCGCCCGCTGGCTCGGACGTCGGGGGCAGCCCCCCGACGCGGAGCTCGACGCGGCGGAGCGCGCCTTCGAGAAGGCGCTGGAGCTGGCGCCGGACGACGAGGAACTGCGAGAGCGGCGGAGAGCGCTCAGTCCTTCGAGACGACCTCTATCTCCCCCTTGA
- a CDS encoding sigma 54-interacting transcriptional regulator encodes MTQKTFLDESTLAGRGRRGPEPALRVVPALTIVSHPVPGRAGERLLLEALASGGEVLLSRNAPDFMPPGKALGLPLAAPFLSRKPLRLTQGRDGGVQLHVEADGTPVSVGQAVEGVLELGPEALAAGVPLELAERIVLLLHLEEVELEPEPEPLGMVGGGVALRRVRRHIAQVSDLDVPVLIRGETGTGKELVAQAIHQQSQRRNGPFISVNLGALPRELAAAELFGAQKGAYTGATRDREGYFRAAHGGTLFLDEVGEAPPEVQVMLLRVLETGEVFPVGASAPIATDVRLIAATDAHLEARIDAGHFKAPLLHRLAGYEVHLPPLRERREDIGPLFLHFAREELRTLGEAHRLDSEDPRAEPWLPVPLAVRLLRFGWPGNVRQLRNVTRQLIIGSRGLPFLRAEPRLLRELDSGAVPEPAFTVAEASEPVTPPPKSASRRKPSDITEPELIAALRDNAWDFQAAADQLGIPRPSVYDLVDRSPNIRTAGDLSPEEILRCHRECQGDLEAMVRRLEVSRRALSRRLKELGIAPKAPRAG; translated from the coding sequence ATGACGCAGAAGACCTTCCTTGACGAGTCCACGCTGGCCGGTCGCGGACGGCGCGGCCCCGAGCCGGCGCTCCGCGTCGTGCCAGCACTGACCATCGTCTCCCACCCCGTGCCCGGCCGGGCCGGTGAGCGGCTCCTCCTGGAGGCGCTGGCTTCGGGCGGCGAGGTGCTCCTGTCGCGCAACGCGCCGGACTTCATGCCGCCCGGGAAGGCCCTCGGTCTCCCGCTCGCGGCTCCCTTCCTCAGCCGCAAGCCCCTCCGGCTCACCCAGGGGCGCGACGGCGGAGTCCAACTGCACGTGGAGGCGGACGGAACGCCAGTGTCCGTGGGCCAGGCCGTGGAGGGCGTCCTGGAGCTTGGCCCCGAGGCGCTGGCCGCCGGTGTTCCCCTGGAGCTCGCCGAGCGCATCGTGCTGCTGCTTCACCTGGAAGAGGTGGAGCTGGAACCGGAGCCGGAGCCCCTGGGCATGGTGGGCGGGGGCGTGGCGCTTCGGCGTGTGCGCCGACACATCGCGCAGGTGTCCGACCTGGACGTGCCGGTGCTCATCCGGGGTGAGACAGGAACGGGCAAGGAGCTGGTGGCGCAGGCCATCCACCAGCAGAGCCAGCGGCGCAACGGGCCCTTCATCAGTGTGAACCTGGGCGCCCTGCCTCGCGAGCTGGCCGCCGCCGAGCTCTTCGGCGCACAGAAGGGCGCATACACGGGCGCCACTCGGGACCGCGAGGGCTACTTCCGCGCCGCCCATGGGGGCACCCTCTTCCTGGACGAAGTCGGCGAGGCGCCACCCGAGGTGCAGGTGATGCTGCTGCGCGTGCTGGAGACGGGCGAGGTCTTTCCCGTGGGAGCCAGCGCGCCCATCGCCACCGACGTGCGGCTGATTGCCGCGACGGATGCCCACCTGGAGGCGCGAATCGACGCGGGCCACTTCAAGGCTCCGCTGCTGCATCGCCTGGCGGGCTACGAGGTCCACCTGCCGCCGCTCCGCGAGCGACGTGAGGACATCGGCCCGCTCTTCCTCCACTTCGCCCGCGAGGAGCTACGGACACTCGGCGAGGCGCACCGTCTGGACTCCGAGGACCCGCGCGCCGAGCCATGGCTGCCGGTGCCGCTGGCGGTGCGGCTGCTGCGCTTCGGGTGGCCCGGCAACGTCCGCCAGCTCCGCAACGTGACGCGGCAGCTCATCATCGGCAGTCGCGGCCTGCCCTTCCTGCGCGCCGAGCCCCGGCTGCTGCGGGAGCTGGACTCCGGCGCCGTGCCGGAGCCCGCCTTCACCGTGGCGGAGGCTTCCGAGCCTGTCACCCCGCCTCCGAAGTCCGCTTCGCGGCGCAAGCCCTCGGATATCACCGAGCCGGAGCTGATTGCAGCGCTGCGGGACAACGCGTGGGACTTCCAGGCCGCGGCGGACCAGCTCGGCATTCCCCGGCCCTCGGTCTACGACCTCGTGGACCGCAGCCCGAACATCCGCACCGCGGGGGACCTGAGCCCGGAGGAAATCCTCCGCTGCCACCGTGAGTGCCAGGGCGACCTGGAGGCCATGGTGCGTCGGCTCGAGGTCTCCCGGCGCGCGCTGAGTCGCCGCCTCAAGGAGCTGGGCATTGCTCCGAAGGCCCCACGGGCAGGGTAG
- a CDS encoding acyl-CoA dehydrogenase family protein: MTDTDLLGEAERISALLAEHAAKHDRDTTFPGEGQAAIVRSPLNTALLEGTSWLTFGRVLAILSRGDAAFGTAWLMHQGAGLSYLALMDPAQRAFFDAEFRRGTWFGNALGEPTSGNQFLMPQQQARQVEGGWRISGAKRFVSGGEQAKYLVTGALCEGRPSFFIIDKDDSVRVEEIWDPMGMRATRSQLLHLQDTLLPESRRLGFDPTQPNPISLGLPWISVGLAEAALGFAISYAKERRLPPENRPLAELQWVQFSVADMSIRLEAARALAMRAATATDQRAPDFPLLQMQAKVVANEAAVSIATAALEVSGGSGYLRSRPIERYVRDAMSGPLMAWSPAVVKDFLGKALLGLQQPPPG, encoded by the coding sequence ATGACCGATACGGACCTTCTGGGCGAAGCGGAGCGAATCTCAGCGCTGCTGGCGGAGCACGCGGCGAAGCATGACCGCGACACCACCTTTCCCGGGGAGGGGCAGGCCGCCATCGTCCGCTCCCCGCTGAACACGGCGCTCCTGGAAGGCACCTCCTGGCTGACCTTCGGGCGGGTCCTCGCCATCCTCAGCAGGGGAGATGCCGCCTTCGGGACGGCCTGGCTCATGCACCAGGGCGCCGGACTGAGCTACCTGGCCCTGATGGACCCCGCGCAGCGGGCCTTCTTCGATGCCGAGTTCCGCCGAGGCACCTGGTTCGGCAACGCCCTGGGCGAGCCCACCAGCGGCAACCAGTTCCTGATGCCCCAGCAGCAGGCCCGCCAGGTGGAGGGCGGCTGGCGCATCAGCGGCGCCAAGCGCTTCGTCTCCGGCGGCGAGCAGGCGAAGTACCTCGTCACCGGCGCCCTCTGTGAGGGCCGGCCCTCCTTCTTCATCATCGACAAGGATGACTCCGTCCGGGTGGAGGAAATCTGGGACCCCATGGGCATGCGGGCCACCCGGAGCCAGCTCCTGCACCTCCAGGACACGCTGCTGCCGGAGTCTCGCAGGCTGGGCTTCGACCCCACCCAGCCCAACCCCATCTCCCTGGGCCTGCCGTGGATTTCCGTCGGCCTCGCGGAGGCGGCGCTGGGCTTCGCCATCAGCTACGCGAAGGAGCGCCGGCTGCCCCCGGAGAACCGGCCCCTCGCCGAGCTGCAATGGGTCCAGTTCTCCGTGGCGGACATGAGCATCCGCCTGGAGGCGGCCCGCGCGCTCGCCATGCGCGCCGCCACGGCCACGGACCAGCGCGCGCCGGACTTCCCCCTCCTCCAGATGCAGGCGAAGGTCGTGGCCAACGAGGCCGCCGTGTCCATCGCCACCGCGGCCCTGGAGGTATCGGGAGGCTCGGGCTACCTCCGGAGCCGCCCCATTGAACGCTACGTCCGGGATGCCATGAGCGGCCCGCTGATGGCCTGGTCTCCGGCCGTGGTCAAAGACTTCCTCGGCAAGGCCCTCCTGGGGCTCCAGCAGCCTCCGCCGGGCTGA
- a CDS encoding LysR family transcriptional regulator yields MDDIAPPPTPRLDVRDLRVVLALASAGTTAQAATVLHLTQPAVSRALLAAEDKLGTRLFDRSPRGLVPTEAGQQLVSGATRLLVELGDLEHRVRAPRVPPLRLRLVCECYTAYHWLPSVLATLRRSLPGLELALAVEHTQAPVPALVAGELDVALVTTSPVPRSGFEERQIFSDEIVFVMSAAHPLASRKALSREDVRESTLLTGQTPQAEAHWFMTQVFGRERPRLRFERLPLTEAILDVARAGMGVAVLSEWIASPHLGRGDLVVKRLASGPLRRPWRMAWRREVGDAALRLLAALESTAPRGLAVG; encoded by the coding sequence ATGGATGACATAGCCCCTCCACCCACCCCCCGCCTGGACGTCCGGGACTTGCGCGTCGTGCTCGCACTGGCCTCCGCCGGCACCACGGCGCAGGCCGCCACGGTGCTGCACCTGACGCAGCCGGCGGTGAGCCGTGCGCTCCTCGCGGCCGAGGACAAGCTGGGCACGCGGCTGTTCGACCGGTCACCTCGCGGGCTCGTGCCCACCGAGGCGGGGCAGCAGCTCGTCTCCGGTGCGACGCGGCTGCTCGTCGAGCTGGGGGACCTGGAGCATCGCGTGCGCGCGCCGAGGGTTCCGCCCCTTCGCCTCCGCCTCGTCTGTGAGTGCTACACCGCCTACCACTGGCTCCCCTCCGTGCTCGCGACTCTTCGCCGGAGCCTGCCGGGGCTGGAGCTGGCCCTGGCGGTGGAGCACACCCAGGCGCCGGTCCCCGCGCTCGTGGCCGGAGAGCTCGACGTCGCGCTCGTCACGACGTCACCCGTCCCGCGCTCGGGGTTCGAGGAGCGGCAGATCTTCTCGGATGAGATTGTCTTCGTCATGTCGGCGGCGCACCCGCTGGCGTCCCGCAAGGCGCTCTCGCGGGAGGATGTCCGCGAGAGCACCCTCCTGACGGGGCAGACCCCCCAGGCGGAGGCGCACTGGTTCATGACGCAGGTGTTCGGCCGTGAGCGGCCACGGCTGCGCTTCGAGCGGCTGCCACTCACGGAGGCCATCCTGGACGTGGCGCGTGCGGGCATGGGTGTGGCCGTGCTCTCCGAGTGGATTGCCAGCCCTCACCTGGGCCGGGGAGACCTCGTCGTGAAGCGGCTCGCGTCCGGACCGCTCCGGCGGCCCTGGCGCATGGCCTGGCGGCGGGAGGTCGGAGACGCCGCGCTCCGCCTCCTGGCCGCGCTGGAGTCCACGGCCCCGCGCGGGCTCGCGGTGGGCTGA
- a CDS encoding glutathione S-transferase C-terminal domain-containing protein, with protein MQLYFLPMACSLATRISLYEAGAEATYIEVDAKTKLTRDGRNFLEVNPLGLVPTIRTGDGEVLTENAAILQHVAESFPHARLAPTDSRGRTRLQEWLCFIGTELHKGLFSPLLDAKAPEGARAYALEKGQSRLAHLEKHLTGREFLLDGFSVADAYLVTVLGWCVATPVDLKKWPALSAYVARLWKRPSVAKALSEERALYAEELARHKASA; from the coding sequence ATGCAGCTCTACTTCCTGCCCATGGCCTGTTCGCTGGCGACCCGCATCTCCCTCTACGAGGCGGGCGCGGAGGCGACGTACATCGAGGTCGACGCGAAGACGAAGCTCACGCGCGACGGAAGGAACTTCCTGGAGGTCAACCCGCTGGGCCTCGTCCCCACCATCCGCACCGGGGATGGCGAGGTCCTGACGGAGAACGCCGCCATCCTGCAGCACGTGGCCGAGTCCTTCCCCCACGCGCGCCTCGCCCCCACCGACAGCCGGGGCCGGACGCGGCTCCAGGAGTGGTTGTGCTTCATCGGCACCGAGCTGCACAAGGGGCTCTTCTCGCCACTGCTCGACGCGAAGGCCCCCGAAGGCGCGCGGGCCTATGCGCTGGAGAAGGGCCAGTCGCGCCTCGCCCACCTGGAGAAGCACCTGACGGGCCGGGAGTTCCTCCTGGACGGCTTCAGCGTCGCCGACGCGTACCTCGTCACCGTGCTGGGCTGGTGCGTGGCGACCCCCGTTGACCTGAAGAAGTGGCCGGCGCTCAGCGCCTACGTCGCGCGCCTGTGGAAGCGGCCGAGCGTCGCGAAGGCCCTCTCGGAGGAGCGGGCGCTCTACGCCGAGGAATTGGCGCGGCACAAGGCCAGCGCGTGA
- a CDS encoding Vps62-related protein, which yields MGNHQAPKAIRLSAQGEPTLIISTTGTYTWIASDVGSGADLDLTLYRPKPDDTSYFIIGDYAQGNYGAPTGASFIVKAINDDPNAPLLKPAKAWSVVYTDQGSGGDYDWSIWSAVPPDGYVSIGMVGQLGYDSPDIQNYRCIRKDLVVQSTVGASIWSDEGSGADDDSTLWSINSVPNAFAAQANYNPFSGTVYSIKSAD from the coding sequence ATGGGAAACCACCAGGCCCCCAAGGCCATCCGTCTGTCCGCGCAGGGCGAGCCCACGCTCATCATCAGCACCACCGGCACGTACACGTGGATTGCCAGCGACGTCGGCTCCGGCGCCGACCTGGACCTCACCCTCTACCGGCCGAAGCCCGACGACACGAGCTACTTCATCATCGGTGACTACGCGCAGGGCAACTACGGCGCTCCCACCGGCGCCTCGTTCATCGTGAAGGCCATCAACGACGACCCCAACGCGCCGCTCCTCAAGCCGGCCAAGGCGTGGAGCGTCGTCTACACGGACCAGGGAAGCGGCGGCGACTACGACTGGTCCATCTGGTCGGCCGTGCCCCCGGATGGCTACGTGTCCATCGGCATGGTGGGGCAACTCGGCTACGACTCGCCCGACATCCAGAACTACCGCTGCATCCGGAAGGACCTCGTCGTGCAGTCCACCGTGGGAGCCAGCATCTGGAGCGACGAGGGCTCCGGCGCCGACGACGACAGCACCCTCTGGTCCATCAACAGCGTGCCGAACGCGTTCGCCGCGCAGGCGAACTACAACCCGTTCTCCGGCACCGTCTACAGCATCAAGAGCGCCGACTAG